From Synchiropus splendidus isolate RoL2022-P1 chromosome 10, RoL_Sspl_1.0, whole genome shotgun sequence, the proteins below share one genomic window:
- the tbc1d4 gene encoding TBC1 domain family member 4 isoform X5, translated as MSPSDDPDARELLPLSPHALTPSLDALGHLLPQAGEHLSGERPKRSGADYRALWRTAIRQQILLLRMEKENQRLEASRDELHIRKMKLDYEEVGQDSKDAQGLWERKLSAPGRTTVLQDKEELYRALCQGVPKGRRGEVWLLFSHQHRLRHRLPNRQQAPDTHYQDLLKQLTAQQHAILVDLGRTFPTHQYFSAQLGAGQLSLYNLLKAYSLLDTEVGYCQGISFVAGVLLLHMSEEQAFDMLKFLMYDLGIRRQYKPDMVSLQIQMYQLSRLLHDYHRDLYNHFEENEIGPSLYAAPWFLTLFASQFPLGFVSRIFDFIFLQGTEVIFKVALCLLSCHEGELVECDGFESIVDYLKTTLPALTQAQMEQTIAKVTDMDISKQLHTYEVEYHVLQDEMVETAPLPDDSERLDKLEKTNAQLKKQNMDLLEKLQAARQKIQTLETSVESFLSRESKMKHVIRSLEQEKAGYQKTIERMRSCVPADALTDVEMTQIKTGPNGKAKTAAKKP; from the exons ATGTCGCCCTCAGATGACCCGGACGCCAGGGAGCTGCTCCCCCTCTCCCCCCATGCCTTGACTCCCAGCCTGGACGCGCTGGGGCATCTGCTGCCCCAGGCAGGCGAGCACCTGTCGGGGGAGAGGCCGAAGAGAAGCGGGGCGGACTACCGGGCCCTGTGGAGAACCGCCATCCGCCAGCAGATTCTCCTGCTGCGCATGGAGAAGGAGAACCAGCGTCTGGAGG CGAGTCGCGATGAGCTCCATATTCGAAAGATGAAGCTGGACTATGAGGAAGTGGGTCAGGACTCCAAAGACGCGCAAGGCTTGTGGGAGAGAAAGCTGTCAGCCCCGGGCAGAACCACGGTCCTGCAGGACAAGGAGGAGCTGTACCGAGCGCTCTGCCAAG GCGTTCCCAAAGGCAGGCGAGGGGAGGTCTGGCTGCTGTTCTCCCATCAGCACCGGCTGCGACACAGACTGCCCAACCGCCAGCAGGCGCCCGACACTCACTACCAAGACCTGCTCAAGCAGCTGACGGCGCAGCAGCACGCCATTCTGGTGGATCTCG GTCGAACCTTCCCCACCCACCAGTACTTCTCGGCCCAGCTGGGCGCCGGACAGCTGTCCCTCTACAACCTCCTGAAGGCCTACTCCCTGCTGGACACAGAG GTGGGCTACTGCCAAGGAATCAGCTTCGTGGCcggagtgctgctgctgcacatgagCGAGGAGCAGGCCTTCGACATGCTGAAGTTCCTCATGTACGACCTGGGAATCAGGCGGCAGTACAAGCCCGACATGGTCTCCCTGCAG ATTCAGATGTACCAGCTCTCCAGGCTGCTGCACGACTACCACCGCGACCTGTACAACCACTTTGAGGAGAACGAGATCGGCCCCAGCCTCTATGCCGCGCCATGGTTCCTCACACTGTTCGCCTCGCAGTTCCCCCTCGGCTTCGTGTCGCGCATCTTTG ACTTCATATTCCTGCAGGGGACCGAAGTGATCTTTAAAGTGGCCCTCTGTTTGCTGAGCTGCCATGAGGGGGAGTTAGTGGAGTGCGACGGCTTCGAGAGCATCGTGGACTACCTGAAAACAACACTTCCAGCTCTCACACAGGCACAGATGGAGCAGACTATTGCAAAG GTGACAGACATGGACATCTCCAAGCAGCTGCACACGTACGAGGTGGAGTATCACGTCCTGCAGGACGAGATGGTGGAAACGGCTCCGCTGCCCGACGACTCGGAGCGGCTGGACAAGCTGGAGAAGACCAACGCTCAGTTAAAGAAGCAGAACATGGACCTGCTGGAGAAACTGCAG GCTGCCAGACAGAAGATCCAAACGCTGGAGACCAGCGTGGAGAGCTTCCTTTCTCGAGAGAGCAAAATGAAGCACGTGATTCGCTCCCTGGAGCAGGAGAAGGCCGGCTACCAGAAGACCATCGAGCGCATGCGCTCCTGTGTTCCCGCCGACGCTCTGACAGATGTGGAGATGACCCAGATCAAAACAGGACCCAATGGGAAAGCCAAAACAGCAGCCAAGAAGCCCTGA